In Candidatus Sodalis pierantonius str. SOPE, one DNA window encodes the following:
- a CDS encoding TIGR00366 family protein: MENIAIGVSNWSKKWFPEAYVFAALAVVVVVLAAMAMGVPLASAARGFGDGYWSLIPFTMQMALVAISGYIVAVSPPAAKLIMRLAALPRGAKGAVVLIAAVSLGSSLFNWAISLVFSGLLEISGVIPFTDTIVTWQSLLMMLILIIISLWVAYLSAPTGARIRTAADLGVDLTEPSMAVNKPQRPGEWLEYSPLVTLLLALLSVLWLYTEFTSSNPILVIFNLNTYNFLFLTLGMILCWRPIRFIRAFSKAVPSVAGVLIQFPLYGGIAFIMTKTANADGETLSHLLASGFVSVASSESYAAVMGIYSAVLGFFIPSGGGKWLIEAPYVLQAANELRVNLGWAVQVYNAAEARPNLINPFWMLPLLGVLGLRARDIVGFTFTQLIVHLPLVLLLLWLFTATFHYVPPMVPAK, encoded by the coding sequence ATGGAAAACATCGCCATCGGGGTGAGTAACTGGTCGAAAAAATGGTTCCCCGAAGCCTATGTCTTCGCGGCGCTGGCGGTGGTGGTCGTCGTGCTGGCGGCAATGGCAATGGGCGTCCCCTTGGCGAGTGCCGCGCGCGGCTTCGGCGATGGCTATTGGAGTCTGATTCCGTTTACGATGCAAATGGCGCTGGTGGCCATCTCCGGCTATATCGTGGCGGTTTCGCCGCCGGCCGCCAAGCTTATTATGCGCCTCGCCGCCCTGCCCCGCGGCGCCAAGGGCGCGGTGGTGCTGATTGCCGCCGTTAGCCTCGGTTCCTCGTTGTTCAACTGGGCCATCAGCCTGGTCTTCAGCGGCCTGCTGGAAATAAGCGGCGTTATCCCCTTTACCGACACGATTGTTACCTGGCAATCGCTGCTGATGATGCTCATCCTGATCATCATTTCGCTGTGGGTGGCCTACCTCTCGGCGCCGACCGGGGCGCGCATCCGCACCGCCGCCGATTTGGGTGTGGACTTGACCGAGCCCAGCATGGCGGTCAACAAACCGCAACGGCCGGGGGAATGGCTGGAATACTCACCGCTGGTGACCCTTCTGCTGGCGCTCTTGAGCGTGCTGTGGCTGTACACGGAATTCACCAGCAGCAACCCGATACTGGTGATTTTCAACTTAAACACCTATAACTTTCTGTTTCTGACGTTGGGGATGATACTCTGCTGGCGGCCGATCCGGTTTATCCGCGCCTTTTCCAAAGCGGTTCCTTCCGTGGCGGGCGTGCTAATACAATTTCCGTTGTACGGCGGGATCGCCTTCATTATGACCAAGACCGCCAATGCCGACGGCGAGACCCTCTCGCACCTGCTGGCGTCGGGCTTTGTCTCGGTCGCGTCCTCCGAATCCTATGCGGCGGTGATGGGGATTTACTCCGCGGTGCTGGGGTTTTTTATTCCCTCCGGCGGCGGCAAGTGGCTTATCGAAGCGCCCTATGTCCTGCAGGCGGCAAACGAGTTGCGCGTCAATCTTGGCTGGGCAGTGCAGGTGTATAACGCCGCCGAAGCGCGGCCGAACCTCATCAACCCGTTCTGGATGTTGCCGCTTTTGGGGGTATTGGGGCTACGCGCGCGGGATATTGTCGGATTCACCTTCACCCAGCTTATTGTCCACCTTCCCCTGGTGTTATTGCTGCTGTGGCTTTTCACCGCCACCTTTCATTACGTGCCGCCTATGGTGCCAGCGAAATAA
- a CDS encoding LysR family transcriptional regulator produces MRPTVRQLQHFIALAHCGQVSKAALLCHISQSSMTASLQRLEQMLGSALFWRGPAGIALTPAGQRFLHHAQSILADLDQAMDEISQTSPALQGPVRIGLTETVSAYLMASLIAKIQQNFPLLDVHYGEHDRQTLEAMLKTGQLDLALMLTANISPSEHLAYDVLTRSPRMLWAQPEHPLILAGRVTLADVAAHDYILLDMDEHITVLDRYWSSRGLRPRITFQGRSIEAVRSLVAAGEGVSILSNIVYRAWSLEGQRIARRPVSDSVPTMDIGVAWCGRRQTGQAYRALIDFIRTLIPAA; encoded by the coding sequence ATGAGGCCCACCGTTCGGCAATTGCAGCATTTCATCGCCCTGGCCCATTGCGGTCAGGTATCGAAAGCGGCGTTACTCTGTCACATATCCCAATCTTCCATGACGGCCTCGCTGCAACGGCTCGAACAGATGCTGGGGTCGGCACTGTTCTGGCGCGGGCCCGCCGGCATCGCGCTCACGCCGGCGGGGCAGCGTTTTCTTCACCATGCCCAAAGCATTCTCGCCGATCTCGACCAGGCAATGGACGAGATAAGCCAAACGTCCCCCGCGCTGCAAGGGCCGGTGCGCATCGGGCTGACCGAGACAGTTAGCGCTTATTTAATGGCGTCATTGATTGCCAAAATTCAGCAGAATTTTCCCCTGCTTGATGTCCATTACGGCGAGCACGATCGCCAGACGCTGGAGGCGATGCTGAAAACGGGCCAGCTGGATTTGGCGCTGATGCTGACCGCCAACATCTCCCCATCGGAACACCTGGCCTATGACGTGCTGACGCGCTCGCCGCGTATGCTGTGGGCACAGCCGGAACATCCGCTCATCCTGGCCGGGCGCGTAACGCTGGCGGATGTCGCGGCACACGACTATATCCTGCTGGATATGGACGAACATATCACGGTGCTGGATCGCTACTGGTCGTCGCGCGGGCTGCGGCCGCGCATCACCTTTCAAGGCCGGTCCATCGAGGCGGTGCGCAGCCTGGTCGCCGCGGGCGAGGGCGTCAGTATTCTTTCCAATATTGTTTACCGCGCCTGGTCGCTGGAGGGACAGCGCATCGCCCGTCGGCCCGTCAGCGACAGCGTGCCGACGATGGATATCGGCGTCGCCTGGTGCGGCCGACGCCAGACCGGGCAGGCCTACCGGGCGCTGATTGATTTCATCCGCACCCTTATCCCCGCGGCATAG
- a CDS encoding TetR/AcrR family transcriptional regulator — protein sequence MMRTGRPRTFDREAAVSQAMHLFWEHGYESTSLAQLKAAIGRGITAPSFYAAFGSKEALFREAVDRYLTTHGRVTDSLWQADLPPRVAIETALLRSARMQCEPGHPQGCMVALGVMTACSAANKPLMQLLADSRQRTRSGLQRCLARGVETGELRRNSDIPALTVAFDGFLLGISTLARDGIPLAAIEGGITQIMTLWDNNRADNLPRQAAGQ from the coding sequence GCATCTTTTCTGGGAGCATGGCTACGAGTCGACGTCGCTGGCGCAGTTGAAAGCCGCCATCGGGAGGGGAATCACCGCTCCCAGCTTTTACGCGGCTTTTGGTTCCAAAGAGGCGCTGTTTCGCGAAGCCGTGGATCGCTATCTCACCACCCACGGCCGTGTGACCGACTCTCTATGGCAGGCGGATCTGCCGCCGCGCGTCGCCATTGAAACTGCGCTGCTGCGATCCGCGCGCATGCAGTGCGAGCCGGGGCATCCGCAAGGGTGTATGGTGGCCCTCGGCGTCATGACGGCCTGCTCGGCGGCCAATAAGCCGCTGATGCAGCTGCTGGCGGACTCTCGACAGCGTACGCGCAGCGGCTTGCAACGCTGCCTAGCGCGGGGCGTAGAAACGGGTGAGCTGCGGCGCAACAGCGATATTCCAGCGTTGACGGTGGCGTTCGATGGCTTCTTGCTGGGCATCTCGACGCTGGCCCGTGATGGTATCCCTCTGGCGGCGATAGAGGGGGGCATCACGCAAATCATGACCTTATGGGACAACAACCGGGCGGATAACCTACCACGCCAGGCCGCTGGCCAGTGA
- the lhpI gene encoding bifunctional Delta(1)-pyrroline-2-carboxylate/Delta(1)-piperideine-2-carboxylate reductase translates to MPYHAGYLAVFTPQPSGKNITPDPYQVFDRKQTADLLPFKPFVDVLRQAVADYTAGRILSPECMVVPLNNKGVMFSMPAVAPDLAIHKLVNVVPDNRQLGLSTLYGQVAVFDAQNDVPLFVLDGPEVTGRRTAAVSMLGIIALLPEPPREILLIGSGTQFRYHLLAIAALYPECRVWVRGTSAARAQAFCDELRPLHGDLHPCVSDAIPDKVSVVITLTTSQRPVYNAAARAGLLIIGVGVFKPEMAEIGEVTLSGSDIYLDDPDGARHEAGDLIQANIDWRATFSLAQGLTTPPESTRPIVFKTVGTAAWDLAAGRVQNSAWVSNASLGR, encoded by the coding sequence ATGCCTTATCATGCAGGCTACCTTGCAGTATTCACGCCACAGCCGTCAGGAAAGAATATAACCCCAGATCCCTATCAGGTATTCGACCGAAAACAGACCGCCGATTTATTGCCGTTTAAACCTTTCGTCGATGTTTTGCGTCAGGCGGTAGCCGATTATACCGCGGGACGGATCCTCAGCCCCGAATGCATGGTGGTGCCGCTGAACAACAAAGGGGTCATGTTCAGTATGCCCGCCGTCGCGCCGGATTTGGCGATACACAAATTGGTGAATGTGGTGCCCGATAACCGTCAGCTCGGTTTATCCACCCTTTACGGGCAGGTGGCGGTGTTTGATGCGCAAAATGACGTGCCGCTCTTTGTGCTGGATGGTCCAGAAGTGACCGGCCGGCGGACGGCGGCCGTATCAATGCTTGGCATTATTGCGCTGCTGCCCGAGCCGCCGCGGGAAATCTTGCTCATCGGTAGCGGAACGCAATTCCGCTATCATTTACTCGCTATCGCAGCGCTGTATCCCGAGTGCCGGGTCTGGGTGCGCGGGACGAGCGCGGCGCGTGCGCAGGCGTTTTGCGATGAACTGCGCCCGCTGCATGGCGATCTTCACCCCTGCGTCAGCGACGCCATACCGGACAAAGTGTCGGTCGTCATCACGCTGACCACCAGCCAGCGGCCGGTATATAACGCGGCCGCGCGGGCGGGGCTGTTGATTATCGGCGTCGGCGTCTTCAAACCGGAAATGGCGGAAATAGGCGAGGTGACGCTGTCCGGCAGCGATATTTACCTGGACGATCCCGACGGCGCCAGGCATGAGGCGGGGGATTTAATTCAAGCCAATATCGACTGGCGCGCCACCTTTTCCCTGGCCCAGGGGTTAACCACACCACCGGAAAGCACGCGTCCCATCGTCTTTAAAACCGTCGGCACCGCCGCTTGGGATTTAGCCGCCGGACGCGTCCAAAACAGCGCTTGGGTAAGTAACGCGTCCCTGGGCAGATAA
- a CDS encoding molybdopterin dinucleotide binding domain-containing protein yields MVSSRGEARSDNDIVFALANRLGLQETFFGGTLEQGWNAMLAPTGLTVACLRARPGGVTVPVAPRERHYRAIGFATETGKVELYSERLLKHGYPPLPTFDDATLTQLDTRFPYVLTSAKNGFFCHSQHRSLASLRRKAADPVIEIAAALARLKGIAEQDWVRVTTRLGSARFRARLRDSLHPCVLVGEFGWWQDCVPLGQPGMPLQGEGNSHYNGLVDGARRDPISGTTPLRAFACDVAREVSHDLAPARWQGYRPFIVQQLHKERQDVTRVTLNGEEHAAGEAAMFAVRAYSLIGPALAPDAACYHIAVRHLKETDAQGNSREGAVSAFINRHLRPGDRLELMAPGGHFVIPYRSPRPLVFYAGGIGITPFLSALETAADAGSRA; encoded by the coding sequence ATGGTTTCCTCGCGCGGTGAAGCCCGCTCGGATAACGACATCGTTTTTGCCCTGGCGAACCGGCTGGGGTTACAGGAGACCTTTTTTGGCGGGACGCTGGAGCAAGGCTGGAACGCGATGCTGGCGCCGACCGGGCTCACCGTGGCCTGCCTGCGCGCACGACCGGGGGGCGTGACGGTCCCCGTCGCACCGCGTGAACGGCACTACCGCGCAATCGGTTTCGCGACCGAAACCGGCAAAGTCGAACTGTACAGCGAACGGTTGCTAAAACACGGCTATCCCCCGCTGCCGACGTTTGACGACGCGACGCTGACGCAGCTGGATACCCGCTTTCCTTATGTATTAACCAGCGCGAAAAACGGCTTTTTCTGCCACAGCCAGCATCGCAGCCTCGCCAGTCTCCGGCGCAAGGCGGCCGATCCGGTCATCGAGATCGCCGCCGCCCTGGCGCGACTGAAAGGTATCGCGGAGCAGGATTGGGTCCGCGTCACCACCCGTCTCGGCAGCGCCCGCTTCCGCGCCCGGCTGCGCGACTCGCTCCATCCCTGCGTCCTGGTGGGGGAATTCGGCTGGTGGCAGGATTGCGTCCCCTTGGGACAACCGGGCATGCCTCTACAGGGTGAGGGTAATAGTCACTATAACGGCCTCGTCGACGGCGCCAGGCGCGACCCCATCAGCGGCACTACACCGCTGCGAGCGTTCGCCTGTGATGTGGCGCGCGAAGTCTCCCACGATCTCGCGCCCGCCCGCTGGCAGGGCTATCGGCCGTTTATCGTCCAGCAATTGCACAAAGAGCGCCAGGATGTGACCCGCGTGACGCTCAATGGGGAGGAACACGCCGCCGGCGAAGCGGCGATGTTCGCCGTCCGCGCCTATTCGCTTATCGGCCCCGCGCTCGCGCCAGACGCCGCGTGTTATCACATTGCGGTCCGCCATTTAAAGGAGACCGATGCCCAAGGCAACAGCCGGGAAGGCGCCGTTTCCGCCTTTATCAATCGCCACCTTCGCCCGGGGGATCGTCTGGAGCTGATGGCCCCCGGCGGCCATTTCGTCATCCCCTATCGTTCGCCGCGGCCGCTGGTGTTTTACGCCGGCGGTATCGGTATTACCCCGTTTTTAAGCGCGCTGGAAACCGCGGCCGACGCCGGCTCCCGCGCCTAG
- a CDS encoding molybdopterin-dependent oxidoreductase produces MTGKVVKGYCTLCRSRCGTLNHIEDDRLIAVSADTSHPTGQAMCLKGKAAPELVDSSERLRYPLRRTRPKGAADPGWQRISWDEALAELAGQMAAIKARSGAHAFAFGVTTPSGTPLSDSIDWIERLIRSYGSPNTCYATEICNWHKDVAHTFTFGCGMPTADYPHSDLIMLWGHNPANTWLAQAHAIGEGRRNGARLLVIDPRETALAQQADMWLRIRSGTDAALAMGLANLLLADGEFDAQFIRRWSNAPALVRDDNGQFLRAGDVGLQPADALTYWDRHANAVRVLPRLEAVEGEWDETTAALRGHFHVATDTAALTCRSAFTLYARACAAYKPARTAALTWVSTHDLHRAADLLASAHRVAYHAWSGVAQQTNATQTDRAIACLYALTGSFDAEGGNRIFVKPPYRPVNGLDLIDPRQREKALDYAERPLGPPAQGWIAGRDLYEAILTGKPYAIEGMLAFGTNILVSQSDTALGVEALSKLPFYAHCDLFLNPSAHYADIVLPVNTPWER; encoded by the coding sequence ATGACGGGCAAGGTCGTTAAAGGGTACTGCACGCTCTGCCGATCGCGCTGCGGTACGCTTAATCATATTGAAGACGACCGCCTGATAGCCGTCAGCGCGGACACCAGCCATCCCACCGGGCAGGCGATGTGCCTGAAAGGCAAAGCGGCGCCGGAGCTGGTGGACAGCAGTGAGCGGCTGCGCTATCCCCTGCGCCGCACGCGGCCCAAAGGCGCGGCCGATCCGGGCTGGCAGCGGATAAGCTGGGATGAAGCATTAGCGGAACTGGCCGGCCAAATGGCGGCGATAAAAGCGCGCTCGGGCGCGCACGCTTTCGCCTTTGGCGTCACCACCCCCAGCGGCACCCCCCTCAGCGACAGTATCGATTGGATTGAGCGATTGATTCGCAGCTACGGCAGCCCCAACACCTGTTACGCCACGGAAATCTGCAACTGGCATAAAGACGTCGCCCATACGTTCACCTTCGGCTGCGGCATGCCGACGGCGGATTACCCCCACAGCGATCTTATCATGCTGTGGGGCCACAATCCCGCCAATACCTGGCTGGCGCAGGCCCATGCCATCGGCGAAGGTCGCCGCAACGGCGCCCGGCTGCTGGTCATCGACCCGCGGGAAACCGCCCTGGCGCAACAGGCCGACATGTGGCTGCGCATCCGGTCCGGTACCGATGCTGCGCTGGCCATGGGGCTGGCCAATCTGTTGCTGGCGGACGGCGAATTCGACGCGCAGTTTATCCGTCGCTGGTCCAACGCCCCTGCCCTGGTCCGTGACGACAACGGCCAATTTTTACGCGCGGGCGACGTTGGCCTGCAACCGGCGGACGCCTTAACCTACTGGGACCGTCACGCCAATGCGGTGCGCGTCTTGCCGCGGCTGGAGGCGGTAGAGGGCGAATGGGACGAGACGACGGCGGCGCTGCGTGGCCATTTTCATGTCGCCACCGACACTGCGGCACTCACGTGCCGATCGGCGTTTACGCTCTATGCCCGGGCCTGTGCCGCCTATAAGCCAGCGCGCACCGCCGCGCTGACCTGGGTATCGACGCACGATCTGCACCGCGCGGCCGATCTGCTCGCCAGCGCCCACCGAGTCGCCTACCACGCCTGGTCCGGCGTCGCGCAGCAGACCAACGCCACCCAAACCGACAGAGCCATCGCCTGCCTGTATGCCCTGACCGGCAGTTTCGACGCCGAAGGCGGTAATCGCATTTTCGTCAAACCGCCTTACCGGCCGGTCAACGGCCTCGATCTCATCGACCCGCGTCAGCGGGAAAAAGCGCTGGATTACGCCGAGCGCCCGCTGGGTCCGCCGGCGCAGGGCTGGATCGCCGGCCGCGATCTGTATGAAGCGATCCTGACCGGCAAACCCTATGCCATCGAAGGGATGCTGGCCTTCGGCACCAATATTCTGGTTTCTCAAAGCGACACCGCGCTGGGGGTCGAGGCCCTGAGCAAGCTGCCGTTTTATGCGCATTGCGATCTGTTCCTCAACCCCAGCGCCCACTATGCGGACATCGTGCTGCCCGTCAATACCCCCTGGGAGCGGTAG
- a CDS encoding ABC transporter substrate-binding protein, with product MHLPLTQRLPALTFIVSLTLCVSARAKENIDFMFPAPVDGKLTMEMTRVIKKFNDTQDEVAVRGIFTGNYDTTKIKAESAQKAGQPPALVIMSANFTTDLALKDEILPMDELFRFGSDKASTFLTREFWPAMQQNAQVMGVTYAIPFHNSTPILYYNKTLFEQAGIRQPPQDWRELLEDAKKLTDKSKGQWGIMLPSTNDDYGGWIFSALVHANGGDYFNQSYPGEVYYNTPTTVGALSFWQNLIYRDNVMPSGVLNSKQISAAFFSGKLGMAMLSTGALGFMRENTKDFELGVAMLPAKQQRAVPIGGARLVSFKGISDGQKKAAYRFLSYLVSPEVNGAWSRFTGYFSPRKAAYDLPVMKAYLAHDPRAAIALAPLKYAHPWYSTYETVGVRKAMEDQLAAVVNDKNVTPEAAAKAVQEKANSLLQPYVAQTALAPVE from the coding sequence ATGCATTTGCCTCTGACACAGCGCTTACCGGCGCTCACCTTTATCGTCTCGCTCACGCTTTGCGTCAGCGCGCGGGCGAAGGAGAACATCGACTTCATGTTTCCGGCCCCGGTTGACGGTAAGCTGACGATGGAGATGACCCGCGTTATCAAAAAATTTAACGACACCCAGGACGAGGTGGCGGTTCGGGGCATTTTTACCGGCAACTACGACACGACCAAAATCAAAGCGGAATCCGCGCAAAAAGCGGGACAGCCGCCGGCGCTAGTGATCATGTCGGCCAATTTCACCACCGACCTGGCGCTTAAGGATGAGATCCTGCCGATGGACGAGCTGTTCCGCTTCGGCAGCGATAAGGCCTCGACCTTCCTGACCCGTGAATTTTGGCCCGCCATGCAGCAAAACGCCCAGGTGATGGGGGTAACCTATGCTATTCCTTTCCATAACTCGACGCCTATCCTGTATTACAACAAGACGCTGTTCGAGCAGGCCGGTATCCGTCAACCGCCGCAAGACTGGCGGGAGCTGCTGGAAGATGCGAAAAAACTGACCGATAAGAGCAAAGGTCAGTGGGGCATTATGCTGCCTTCCACCAACGACGATTACGGCGGCTGGATTTTTTCGGCGCTGGTGCACGCCAACGGCGGTGATTACTTCAACCAAAGCTACCCGGGAGAGGTGTATTACAATACCCCGACCACTGTGGGCGCGCTGAGCTTTTGGCAGAATTTGATTTACCGCGACAATGTGATGCCGTCAGGGGTGCTGAACTCCAAACAGATAAGCGCGGCCTTTTTCTCCGGCAAGCTGGGCATGGCGATGCTGAGTACCGGCGCGCTGGGCTTTATGCGGGAAAATACCAAAGACTTCGAGCTGGGTGTCGCCATGTTGCCGGCGAAACAGCAGCGCGCCGTGCCGATTGGCGGCGCCCGTCTGGTCAGTTTCAAGGGCATTTCCGATGGACAGAAAAAAGCGGCTTATCGATTCCTGAGCTACCTAGTCAGCCCGGAGGTGAACGGCGCCTGGAGCCGTTTCACCGGCTATTTCTCGCCCCGGAAAGCGGCCTATGACTTGCCGGTGATGAAGGCCTATCTGGCGCACGATCCGCGCGCGGCCATCGCGCTGGCGCCGCTGAAGTATGCCCATCCCTGGTATTCCACCTATGAAACGGTGGGAGTACGCAAAGCGATGGAGGATCAGCTGGCGGCGGTAGTGAACGACAAAAACGTGACGCCAGAAGCCGCCGCCAAGGCGGTGCAGGAAAAAGCCAATAGTCTGCTGCAGCCTTACGTGGCCCAAACGGCGCTGGCGCCGGTGGAGTAA
- a CDS encoding 2Fe-2S iron-sulfur cluster-binding protein: MPIAIPCATRLTSVSRRCRRACPDCASSISTAITEQLLAKGVARFAIFQEAFRAPAAAVIASDRPFNVHFQRSGQRHVWTRESGPLLSFAERLGIPLPSGCRVGQCESCAVRILQGEVKHLHAAAPDEPDTCLTCQAIPISDLTLDA; the protein is encoded by the coding sequence ATGCCAATCGCGATCCCCTGTGCCACGCGTTTGACCAGCGTATCGCGGCGCTGCAGGCGCGCCTGCCCGGACTGCGCATCATCCATCTCTACAGCCATCACCGAACAGCTGCTGGCCAAGGGGGTCGCGCGTTTCGCTATCTTTCAAGAAGCTTTTCGCGCCCCGGCCGCCGCGGTTATCGCAAGCGATCGCCCGTTTAACGTCCATTTTCAACGCTCGGGGCAACGGCACGTCTGGACCCGCGAATCCGGCCCGCTGCTGAGCTTCGCTGAACGACTCGGCATCCCGCTACCGAGCGGTTGCCGGGTGGGCCAGTGCGAAAGCTGCGCTGTCCGTATTTTACAAGGCGAGGTGAAACACCTGCATGCCGCCGCGCCCGATGAGCCCGACACCTGCTTAACCTGTCAGGCGATCCCCATCAGCGATCTGACGCTGGATGCATGA